AAACCGCCATTTTACTGTCGTACCATTGTATATTATCTCCGGTAGCTGATAATGTTATGACCGGATCATTATGGCAAAGGTCGATATTGGGTGTAGTCACCGGAAGTGCGGAAACAGGTAATACTTCAACATCTACAGTTGTTTTGTATCCTTCGCAGGCCAGACCGCCTGCTTCAATAGTCTGTGACACTTTCCAGCTTTGCGTTCCTAAAACTGCCGTATTGGGTGTAGGAGGGCCCGGTAAAAGCGTTCCTCCTGTTGTATACCAATTGGCTTTATTGCTTTCCACAATCGACAACGGCACCGCATCCACACCATAACAATAATTAGTCGCAATTACCGTAGGTGGATCAGGTGTTTTCCGGACCTCAATCTGTTTACTCATGGATGTTTGTCCCGGACAACCGTTGGTGATGGTCAGCTGTAACGTTTTGTTATTATAGGTACTGTCTACCAGAGACAAATTAAGGATAGGGCTATTTCCGCCGACAATCGTTTCCGTACCGGTTCCTGTATCTATTATTTTCCATGTATAACCGGTAATATTACTCCCATTGCTCTGAATACCCAGCCCTTCAGCCTGTAAAGGCGATTTGTTACAGATCACAGGCAAAGAAATATCGGCAATTGAAGGGACATCTATAAATGTAAGTACCGCAATACTGGATGTTTCAGTTTCCGATCCATCCCGTTTTGTTACGACACAATGATACATGCCTTCGGTAGTAGCCGTATATCGATCATACCTGGCACCCGGTATAGCTGATCCATTCTTGTACCACTGGTAATTTACCTGTATTCCTGTGGTCACCACTACTTCAAAAGTAGCTGATAGATCCGATTTACATACTACCTGGCTCTGGGGATGCGTTACGATCAGATTCCCCCATGCATTCGTACTAACAATCAGTAGAATGCAAAATGCCCAAAAGGCTTTTTGGGTAAAAAATGACATGATAGATAATCTCTTGCTAAAAATCATCAGAAAATTAAATATAAACAATCCCCATCCCAATTACAATTGTCCAAAATGTAACTTCATTTTAAAAGCAATTTTTCTACATTTTACGCAAAAAAAAGATTATTGTTACATTCTTTGGCATGATGTTCGCTATTTTTGATCAATTATGTAAAGATATCAAAAAAAACTGTTCACAAAAAGATGAACAATGACCTGGAAGGAACTTTTACCTAATAATAAAACAGCGCTTACACAGGTATTCTCTTCGTTACGCTCATATAATTACCGTCTGTATTTTACAGGACAGTGTATTTCTATGATCGGTAACTGGATGCAACAGGTGGCCATGAGCTGGCTGGTATACCGGCTTACCGGATCGGTATGGCTATTAGGTGCTGTTGCCTTCACCAACCAGATTCCCAGCTTTTTGATTTCCCCTTTTGCCGGGGTACTTACTGATCGTTTCGACCGCCGGCGGATCATGGTACTGACGCAATCCCTTTGCATGGTGGAAGCATTGCTACTGGCAACCCTGGTACTTACCGGACTTATCCAGGTGTGGCATATCATTGCCTGCAGCCTGTTTGTAGGTGTGGTGAATGCATTTGACGGGCCTACGCGCCAATCGATGGTTGTGGAGATGGTGGACCATAAAGAAGACCTGAGTAATGCCATTGCATTAAATTCTGCTGTGTTCAATGCTGCACGCCTCATAGGTCCTTCCGTTGCAGGTATCCTGATCGCATTGATCGGTGAGGGTTATTGTTTCCTGCTGAACGGGTTGAGTTATATTGCCGTAATCGGCGCCTTACTACTGATGCGCATGCCAAAACATAAAAAAATCCGGAAACAGGAAAAAATATTTGCCGGGTTCATTGATGGCTTCAAATATAGCTACCATTTTTTCCCTATCCGGGTATTGTTGATGCTGGTGGCATTACTGAGTCTCACCGGATTGCCGTTTATTGTCCTGGTCCCGGCATTTACCCGGGATGTTTTGGGTGGAGACAGCCATACCCTGGGTTTCTTTATGTCGTTCATCGGGGCAGGGGCCCTGGCTGCCGCCATTTACCTTGCTGCGCGTAAAAGCGTACTGGGACTGGGAAAAGTCGTTTCCATCATGGGGGTTGTCTTCGGATTGGGGCTGGTTTGTGTTTCATTCCTGCGGATCCACTGGATGGTATACCTGATGCTCATTCCGACCGGATTTGCCATGATCGCTACCCTGGCTTCCATCAATACATTGTTACAGACCCTGACCGATAATGATAAACGCGGAAGAGTCATGGGATTTTATACCATGGCTTTAATGGGGGTGGCTCCTTTCGGAAGCCTGCTATACGGAGCAGTGGCGGATTGGATAGGGGTACCTTATACCATGATGGGCGGAGGGATCATCTGTGTGTTGGGAGCCTTATATTTTGAAAAATGGCGGCCTGTTGTCCGTCGTTTTTCCCGTCGCGTATATGTCCAGAAAGGAATTATCCCTGAGATAGCACAGGGAATCAATTACAGGAATTTTTAGACCCTTTCTCAATCGTTTATCCGGTATTCGGTGAATATTTTAGCATGATCCGGATAATTTCCCGGCCTTCCGCCCGATGAAAATATTACCCGGGAAAACGGAGCAATTTGAAAAATAATGATTAAATTTGTTATTGTATCTCACAGGGAACTCAAATCATATAATATAAAACATAACATTAACACGATACATTTATGGCACAAACAATTAAATCAGGCATAGCGATGCTGAATATTCTGGAAAGCTGGGGCATTGACCACGTTTATGGAATTCCGGGAGGATCCTTCAATTCAACTATGGATGCTTTATATGAAAAACGGAAGAGCATCCGTTATATACAGGTCAGACATGAAGAAGTAGGTGCCATAGCCGCAG
This sequence is a window from Bacteroidales bacterium. Protein-coding genes within it:
- a CDS encoding MFS transporter — encoded protein: MTWKELLPNNKTALTQVFSSLRSYNYRLYFTGQCISMIGNWMQQVAMSWLVYRLTGSVWLLGAVAFTNQIPSFLISPFAGVLTDRFDRRRIMVLTQSLCMVEALLLATLVLTGLIQVWHIIACSLFVGVVNAFDGPTRQSMVVEMVDHKEDLSNAIALNSAVFNAARLIGPSVAGILIALIGEGYCFLLNGLSYIAVIGALLLMRMPKHKKIRKQEKIFAGFIDGFKYSYHFFPIRVLLMLVALLSLTGLPFIVLVPAFTRDVLGGDSHTLGFFMSFIGAGALAAAIYLAARKSVLGLGKVVSIMGVVFGLGLVCVSFLRIHWMVYLMLIPTGFAMIATLASINTLLQTLTDNDKRGRVMGFYTMALMGVAPFGSLLYGAVADWIGVPYTMMGGGIICVLGALYFEKWRPVVRRFSRRVYVQKGIIPEIAQGINYRNF